Proteins from a genomic interval of Candidatus Borkfalkia ceftriaxoniphila:
- a CDS encoding leucine-rich repeat domain-containing protein, whose protein sequence is MTRKRKILIILLVLAFALSAISFGAVYAYNVLVRYNYNVKAETPLLSASVSEDGATLTVTNAGGAYTTKCDVILTMEGAGTLNAQAPDLLVTYSENGKERVRSVYKNLALNGSSTDFHIESASAVEILAVRPAEAAYNGETVEYRNAYVSSTQDLKLLNTQENYNNPFEFIGNALSKNTVAYAVCLIDDITLDESLTLNFPCSLDTLDRTLTLQHDLTIRHSYAGRFYLAGLKPVAISDGVTFTVIAPKGYYDVSETLGLNEQNFIGTFDYATYGDEILNDALNFAKTFIPERVCKSLLLPMQYQSFGVNLYYEFADTKIPFYGEISEKGALQRKETTERYIITITAERGGKKRVATADFRVIGTGDSAFSEVLGEVLSERIYAESEDTELLSVLGELCAAGDFSQAFTLQISDNSALPENDENTVKFFANGTAAQSVQFVYDAANGYLTADSVKIESFFLRRGALPVAESITLTLIVNSVSTEKIFSVRQAIVEEALYYLRDSSPAFITNQPYSVLNLRADGLYLGNTKITSSKLNLTALRYCLVTSDGTTDTTVDAAAYFTLGDDGLTLSLLTDQTEIPKNLYLKYECAFSGENAPRILKQRVVQAIPGSGGENTGFESNNPFDALFLSSEVNWLEGGTFEVPPTSSSYFADIEILSVGGETYNAAKHKLCYLDYSGNEFAHAGNTYYKIIEFTTDRNYVPDSNTPVKVRCTYLESETESVVLTQDYTFTIHGIFKCGDNSELVGDKSGYTPYVFEDQTFYQMTISLLDAVYVSELSDGARLILSDSKYFQGTLDYSKLSSLAPAEGVRLDGIERLANSPSINFHGVKIADLSAFAAYEGSALKTLNLSDCALTDGILYGLDAENSWIYGLHLMNADLSANSVSRTDKLLARTVASLDLSSQKNGCLSEIGGLNNLMELTNLTLSDNAIYRFETLKNLKNLRILKIDGNRLNDPMYGTDGALNVPVYVWMIKTNAVGIYAQKDSDVALKISDGNANKFSEGGCIDTKTAAGCVALNAFAMPTKLYSQNAKTKLEADITGLNVSDYRFRFSDLNGVTDNSLTYIVDYANSSVISGTLTDDAACCYIVAATDLSGNVTAYREFSVTVYYAEVQS, encoded by the coding sequence ATGACACGCAAACGCAAAATCTTAATAATATTGCTTGTTCTCGCGTTTGCGCTGTCGGCGATCTCCTTCGGCGCGGTCTACGCATACAACGTGCTGGTCCGTTACAATTATAACGTAAAGGCGGAAACGCCCCTGCTTTCGGCCTCTGTTTCCGAGGACGGAGCGACGCTCACCGTGACCAATGCGGGCGGCGCATACACGACGAAATGCGACGTTATTCTGACGATGGAAGGCGCGGGCACGCTGAACGCACAGGCACCCGATCTGCTCGTAACCTATTCGGAAAACGGCAAAGAGCGCGTTCGCTCCGTCTACAAAAATCTCGCACTGAACGGTAGTTCGACCGACTTTCATATCGAAAGCGCGAGCGCCGTCGAAATTCTGGCCGTCCGTCCCGCGGAGGCTGCGTATAACGGAGAAACGGTCGAATACCGCAACGCTTATGTTTCCTCGACGCAGGATCTGAAACTTTTAAACACGCAGGAAAATTATAATAATCCCTTTGAATTTATCGGCAACGCGCTTTCGAAAAATACCGTGGCGTATGCGGTCTGCCTCATCGACGATATTACGCTCGACGAATCGCTGACGCTGAACTTCCCCTGTTCCCTCGATACGCTCGACAGAACCCTTACGCTGCAACACGATCTTACGATCCGCCATTCCTATGCGGGACGGTTTTATCTTGCGGGGCTAAAACCCGTCGCCATAAGCGACGGCGTCACTTTTACCGTGATCGCTCCCAAAGGGTATTACGACGTTTCCGAAACGCTCGGATTGAACGAACAGAATTTTATCGGCACATTCGATTATGCAACGTACGGCGACGAAATTTTAAACGACGCTTTGAACTTTGCAAAAACATTTATTCCCGAACGCGTCTGTAAAAGCCTGCTCCTTCCTATGCAATATCAAAGTTTCGGCGTAAACCTCTATTATGAGTTCGCAGATACAAAAATTCCTTTTTACGGTGAAATTTCCGAAAAAGGCGCACTGCAAAGGAAAGAAACGACAGAACGTTACATAATCACCATTACGGCGGAGCGAGGCGGAAAAAAGCGCGTCGCTACGGCTGATTTCCGAGTGATCGGTACGGGCGATAGCGCCTTTTCGGAAGTTTTGGGCGAAGTCCTGTCCGAGCGGATTTACGCCGAAAGCGAGGATACCGAACTCCTGTCCGTCCTCGGCGAGCTATGCGCCGCAGGCGATTTTTCGCAGGCATTTACGCTACAAATTTCCGATAACTCGGCCCTTCCCGAAAACGACGAAAATACGGTGAAATTTTTTGCCAACGGCACGGCGGCACAGAGCGTACAATTTGTTTACGACGCCGCAAACGGCTATCTGACGGCCGATTCGGTAAAAATCGAATCATTTTTCTTAAGAAGAGGCGCGCTCCCCGTTGCCGAAAGTATCACGCTGACGTTGATCGTAAATTCGGTCAGCACGGAAAAAATCTTTTCCGTCAGACAGGCGATCGTCGAAGAAGCGCTATATTATCTGCGGGATTCTTCGCCCGCGTTCATCACCAATCAGCCGTACAGCGTGCTGAATCTTCGCGCGGACGGCCTGTACCTCGGCAACACCAAGATCACTTCGTCGAAACTCAATTTAACGGCTCTGCGCTATTGTCTGGTCACGTCCGACGGTACGACGGATACAACCGTCGACGCAGCCGCTTATTTCACGCTCGGCGATGATGGGCTGACGCTTTCGCTATTAACTGATCAGACGGAAATTCCGAAAAATTTATACCTTAAGTACGAATGCGCGTTTTCGGGCGAAAATGCGCCGCGCATTTTAAAACAGCGCGTCGTACAGGCGATCCCCGGCTCTGGCGGCGAAAATACGGGATTCGAGAGCAACAACCCTTTCGACGCTCTGTTTTTAAGTTCGGAAGTCAACTGGTTGGAAGGCGGAACGTTCGAAGTGCCGCCCACTTCTTCATCCTATTTTGCCGACATCGAGATCCTCAGCGTCGGCGGCGAAACCTACAACGCGGCAAAACATAAACTCTGTTATCTCGATTATTCCGGAAACGAGTTCGCACACGCGGGAAACACTTATTATAAGATCATCGAATTTACGACCGACCGAAATTATGTTCCCGATTCCAACACGCCTGTAAAGGTGCGCTGCACTTATCTGGAATCGGAAACCGAAAGCGTAGTGCTTACGCAGGATTATACGTTTACAATACACGGTATTTTCAAATGCGGCGATAATTCCGAATTGGTCGGCGATAAATCGGGCTACACCCCTTACGTATTCGAAGACCAAACCTTTTATCAAATGACGATCTCCTTGCTCGACGCCGTTTACGTTTCCGAACTTTCGGACGGCGCGAGGCTTATCCTTTCGGACAGCAAATATTTTCAAGGCACGCTCGATTACTCGAAACTTTCTTCTTTGGCGCCCGCAGAGGGCGTGCGTCTCGACGGAATCGAACGGCTCGCGAACAGTCCGAGCATAAATTTTCACGGCGTGAAGATCGCGGATCTTTCCGCTTTTGCCGCCTACGAAGGCTCTGCCTTAAAGACGCTGAATTTATCGGACTGCGCGCTTACGGACGGCATACTGTACGGGCTTGACGCCGAAAACTCCTGGATTTACGGTCTGCATCTGATGAACGCCGACCTTTCCGCCAACAGCGTTTCCCGCACCGATAAACTTTTGGCGCGAACGGTCGCAAGCCTCGATCTGTCCTCGCAGAAAAACGGCTGTTTAAGCGAAATCGGCGGATTAAATAACTTGATGGAACTGACGAACCTTACCCTGTCCGACAATGCGATCTATAGGTTCGAGACGCTAAAAAATCTGAAAAACCTACGTATTTTAAAGATAGACGGCAATCGGTTGAACGATCCCATGTACGGTACGGACGGCGCGTTGAACGTGCCCGTTTACGTGTGGATGATCAAGACGAACGCCGTCGGGATCTACGCGCAGAAAGACAGCGACGTTGCTTTGAAAATTTCGGACGGAAATGCAAACAAGTTCAGCGAAGGCGGCTGTATCGATACGAAAACGGCGGCGGGCTGCGTTGCGCTCAACGCTTTCGCCATGCCAACGAAACTGTACAGCCAAAATGCGAAAACGAAGTTGGAAGCGGATATCACAGGCTTGAACGTCTCCGATTATCGTTTTCGATTTTCCGATCTGAACGGCGTTACCGATAATTCTCTTACCTATATTGTGGACTATGCGAACTCGTCTGTAATCAGCGGTACCCTTACCGACGACGCGGCGTGCTGTTACATTGTGGCGGCGACAGATCTGAGCGGCAATGTTACGGCGTACAGAGAATTTTCCGTCACTGTTTATTACGCGGAGGTCCAGTCATGA
- a CDS encoding hydrolase has product MKDKQEEFLNIYDACIHREGAAALREYLFKSDFFRAPASTRYHCAYEGGLCEHSVNTYKRLLFAVQNEYGEIWEERVPHESIAVCGLLHDLCKIDFYKQDFRNVKENGEWVRRPYYAREELFPFGHGEKSVYIISSFMRLTREEAMAINWHMGGFDTRVKGWDPSISEAYDKYPLAVLMHVSDLEATYIDEKRGV; this is encoded by the coding sequence ATGAAAGACAAACAAGAAGAATTTTTAAACATTTACGACGCCTGTATCCATCGCGAAGGCGCCGCGGCATTGCGGGAATATCTTTTCAAATCGGATTTTTTCCGTGCGCCCGCAAGTACGCGCTATCACTGCGCCTACGAGGGCGGACTGTGCGAACACAGCGTCAATACATATAAGAGGCTGTTGTTTGCCGTGCAGAACGAATACGGCGAAATCTGGGAGGAACGCGTACCGCACGAATCTATTGCCGTCTGCGGTTTGCTGCACGATCTTTGCAAGATCGATTTTTACAAACAGGATTTCCGCAACGTCAAAGAAAACGGCGAATGGGTGCGCAGGCCCTATTATGCTAGGGAAGAACTTTTTCCTTTCGGCCACGGTGAAAAGTCCGTTTATATCATCAGCAGTTTCATGCGCCTGACGCGCGAAGAGGCGATGGCGATCAACTGGCACATGGGCGGATTCGATACCCGTGTCAAGGGCTGGGATCCTTCCATCAGCGAGGCGTACGATAAATATCCTCTCGCCGTGCTCATGCACGTTTCCGATCTGGAAGCGACATATATCGACGAAAAACGCGGCGTATAA
- a CDS encoding aldose 1-epimerase family protein yields MDAKISNFQQVASLRRYTLTEGGANGLRVLDCDNGKIRFLLNESKALDIMQLYCEGKNISFVSKNGFKAEHGDFLQRFEGGMVYTCGLDSVGAREGFPLHGTLHGRAAKITRAECSNRGIFVEGEISDTALFGKNLLLKRRIYSDIGSDTVTLKDTLVNLGFREEDYCLLYHVNVGYPMLDEGAEIRAEIEEAIPRTAWAKERAAQRSIITAPVPEEEETCYFLRLKEPCVSLENKKIQKRFSLAYSGDMLPEFVQWKSMASGDYALGLEPCTTKLDDGFHYSKIAPNEEISFRLRLSVTPLD; encoded by the coding sequence GTGGACGCGAAAATTTCAAATTTTCAGCAAGTCGCGTCCTTGCGCCGATATACCTTGACCGAGGGCGGAGCGAACGGTCTTCGCGTGCTCGATTGCGACAACGGCAAAATTCGGTTTCTGCTCAACGAGAGCAAGGCTTTGGACATAATGCAGTTATACTGCGAGGGAAAAAATATTTCTTTTGTGTCCAAAAACGGGTTTAAAGCCGAACACGGCGATTTTTTGCAGCGGTTCGAGGGCGGCATGGTCTATACCTGCGGTTTGGACAGCGTAGGCGCGCGCGAGGGATTTCCTCTGCACGGAACCTTGCACGGCCGCGCTGCAAAGATCACGCGCGCGGAATGTTCAAATAGGGGCATCTTTGTCGAAGGCGAGATTTCCGACACCGCGCTGTTCGGAAAAAATCTGCTCTTGAAACGCAGAATTTATTCAGATATCGGTTCCGATACGGTCACTTTGAAAGATACGCTCGTCAATCTCGGATTCCGCGAAGAGGATTATTGCCTTTTGTATCATGTGAACGTGGGCTATCCCATGCTGGACGAGGGCGCCGAGATCAGAGCGGAGATCGAAGAGGCAATTCCACGCACGGCATGGGCAAAAGAACGTGCCGCGCAAAGGAGTATCATTACCGCGCCCGTGCCCGAAGAGGAGGAGACCTGTTATTTTTTGCGGCTGAAAGAGCCTTGCGTTTCTCTGGAAAACAAGAAAATTCAAAAGCGTTTCAGCCTCGCGTATTCTGGCGATATGCTTCCCGAATTCGTGCAGTGGAAGAGCATGGCGAGCGGAGATTACGCGCTCGGACTCGAACCGTGCACGACGAAATTGGACGACGGTTTTCACTACTCGAAAATCGCTCCGAACGAAGAAATATCCTTTCGCCTCCGTTTGAGCGTAACGCCGCTCGATTAA
- a CDS encoding class II fructose-bisphosphate aldolase produces the protein MLVGLKEILKEGNARGIAVGAFNTPNLECLLAVLDSAEKLDVPVIVSHAQIHENVAPLERIGRVMLSLAKASSVNVCVHLDHGEDFEYCKRAIDLGFTSVMIDRSALSYEENIRGTREVTDYAHAHGADVEAELGRLPNREGGNGGGSALYTDPALVPDFIARTDIDALAIAFGTAHGIYATKPVLNMDVISEVAKRTDTPLVMHGGSGISDEQYREVIARGISKINYYTYMSYAGYAAAKAQAEEKETGFYHDLALRAQNAMAANAERTLRVFSGREA, from the coding sequence ATGTTAGTCGGATTGAAAGAAATTTTAAAGGAAGGAAACGCGCGCGGCATAGCGGTCGGCGCGTTCAATACCCCCAATCTCGAATGCCTGCTCGCCGTTCTTGACAGCGCGGAAAAACTGGACGTGCCCGTCATCGTGTCACACGCCCAGATTCATGAGAACGTCGCGCCCCTCGAAAGGATAGGTCGCGTCATGCTCTCGCTTGCAAAGGCAAGTTCGGTAAACGTGTGCGTGCACCTCGACCACGGCGAAGATTTCGAATACTGCAAGCGCGCCATTGATTTGGGGTTTACCTCGGTCATGATCGATCGTTCCGCGCTTTCTTATGAAGAGAATATCCGCGGCACGCGCGAGGTGACGGATTACGCGCACGCGCACGGCGCGGACGTCGAGGCGGAATTGGGACGCCTTCCCAACCGTGAGGGCGGAAACGGCGGCGGCAGTGCGCTCTATACCGATCCCGCGCTCGTGCCCGATTTCATCGCCCGTACGGATATCGACGCGCTCGCCATCGCTTTCGGTACGGCGCACGGAATTTATGCGACCAAACCCGTACTCAATATGGACGTAATATCCGAGGTCGCAAAGCGCACGGATACGCCGCTCGTCATGCACGGCGGCAGCGGCATCAGCGATGAACAGTACCGCGAAGTCATCGCCCGCGGCATTTCCAAGATCAACTACTATACCTATATGTCGTATGCGGGCTACGCGGCTGCAAAGGCGCAGGCCGAGGAAAAAGAAACGGGTTTCTACCACGATCTGGCCCTTCGCGCACAGAATGCCATGGCGGCAAACGCCGAACGTACGCTCCGTGTATTCAGCGGCCGGGAGGCGTAG
- a CDS encoding L-fucose/L-arabinose isomerase family protein, with protein sequence MKFALFFGNRGFMPAELIAGARADMMRAVADAGHESLVMDAGATRYGAVETREEGRLYHDWLKSHEGEYDGVILCMPIFIDENGAVTALQDAGVPILMQAYPDEIGKMDFKQRRDAFCGKFSVTDVFYQYKIPFTVMKPHVVHPLSAAFRRNLDDFAAICRVVKGMKRFNLGCIGARTTAFKTVRFDEVALQRYGINVESFDLSELVFKVQKKSDDDCAVLKKIERLEAYTDFSRVPENNKKTLAKISVVIDEYIEEYKLDAISLRCWNEMETILRVCPCVLLSELNDRGIVASCEIDLCSAITMRAMALASERPTACLDWNNNYGEEENKVILFHCGPVAQSLMAGKGVVTEHKMFAKGDPGSGWGSNEGRIAAFDMTFSNCFTENGKLKVYASEAKFTGEPIESAFFGCGGVAEIPDLQNKLLRLAKGGFKHHTTVGVGHMKKVLEEAFTTYLGYELVDIER encoded by the coding sequence ATGAAATTTGCATTGTTTTTCGGAAACCGCGGATTTATGCCCGCGGAACTCATTGCAGGCGCGCGCGCCGACATGATGCGCGCCGTTGCCGATGCGGGACACGAATCGCTGGTGATGGATGCGGGCGCTACCCGCTACGGCGCGGTGGAAACGCGAGAAGAAGGCCGACTCTATCACGACTGGCTGAAAAGCCATGAGGGCGAATACGACGGCGTCATTCTCTGTATGCCGATCTTTATCGACGAGAACGGCGCGGTGACCGCCTTGCAGGACGCGGGCGTTCCCATTCTCATGCAGGCGTATCCCGACGAGATCGGCAAAATGGATTTCAAACAGCGCCGCGACGCGTTTTGCGGTAAATTTTCCGTGACCGACGTTTTCTATCAGTATAAAATACCGTTTACGGTCATGAAACCGCACGTAGTGCATCCGCTCTCCGCCGCTTTCCGCCGCAATCTCGATGATTTTGCCGCGATATGCCGCGTGGTCAAGGGCATGAAACGCTTTAATCTCGGCTGTATCGGCGCGCGTACGACGGCGTTCAAGACAGTGCGTTTCGACGAGGTCGCCTTGCAGCGCTACGGCATCAACGTGGAAAGTTTCGACCTTTCCGAACTCGTTTTTAAAGTGCAGAAAAAGAGCGACGACGATTGCGCCGTTCTTAAAAAGATCGAGCGGTTGGAAGCCTACACCGATTTTTCGCGCGTGCCCGAAAACAACAAAAAGACGCTCGCGAAAATTTCCGTCGTCATCGACGAGTATATCGAAGAATACAAACTGGACGCTATATCCCTGCGCTGCTGGAATGAAATGGAAACCATTCTGCGCGTGTGTCCCTGCGTTTTGCTTTCCGAACTCAACGACCGCGGCATAGTCGCCTCGTGTGAGATCGACCTGTGCTCGGCGATCACCATGCGCGCCATGGCTTTGGCGTCGGAAAGGCCGACCGCTTGCCTCGACTGGAACAACAACTACGGCGAAGAGGAAAACAAGGTGATCCTGTTCCATTGCGGGCCCGTAGCGCAGTCGTTGATGGCGGGCAAAGGCGTCGTGACCGAACATAAAATGTTTGCCAAAGGCGACCCGGGCAGCGGCTGGGGTTCCAACGAGGGGCGTATCGCCGCGTTCGACATGACTTTTTCCAACTGCTTTACCGAAAACGGCAAACTGAAAGTCTATGCGAGCGAAGCAAAATTTACGGGCGAACCCATCGAATCTGCCTTTTTCGGGTGCGGCGGCGTGGCGGAGATCCCCGATTTGCAGAATAAACTTCTGCGGCTTGCCAAGGGCGGATTCAAGCACCATACCACGGTGGGCGTCGGACATATGAAAAAAGTGCTCGAAGAGGCGTTTACGACCTACCTCGGGTATGAACTCGTGGACATCGAGAGGTAA